A region from the Arachis ipaensis cultivar K30076 chromosome B01, Araip1.1, whole genome shotgun sequence genome encodes:
- the LOC107641753 gene encoding trafficking protein particle complex subunit 4: protein MAAAIYSLYIINKSGGLIYYKDYGSAGRMDTNDSLRVASLWHSMHAISQQLSPVSGCSGIELLQADTFDLHCYQSLTGTKFFVVCEPGTQHMESLLKYIYELYTDYVLKNPFYEMEMPIRCELFDINLTQAVQKDRVAFLGR from the exons ATGGCAGCAGCAATTTACAGTCTTTATATCATCAACAAGTCCGGCGGGTTGATCTACTATAAG GATTATGGGTCTGCCGGACGAATGGATACCAATGACAGTTTGAGGGTGGCAAGTTTATGGCATTCAATGCATGCAATCTCTCAGCAATTGTCACCTGTTTCGGGTTGTTCAGGAATTGAACTTCTCCAAGCAGACACATTTGATCTTCATTGCTATCAATCACTGACAG GGACGAAGTTTTTTGTGGTCTGTGAACCTGGAACTCAACACATGGAAAGTTTATTGAAATATATCTATGAATTGTACACTGATTATGTTTTGAAGAATCCTTTCTATGAGATGGAGATGCCCATTCGCTGCGAACTCTTTGACATCAACCTAACACAGGCAGTGCAAAAGGACCGTGTTGCATTTTTGGGGCGCTga